From a single Candidatus Nanopelagicales bacterium genomic region:
- a CDS encoding type II secretion system protein, which translates to MGVRIGGSVWLAEEVPPVCVSRRRKPETATLQRGFTLIELLITIVVLGVLGGIVVFGVAKFRDDANTAADQANLVQLNRASTAYNASAPAGEFNGLPSDTARMNRLFDRGLLTGEAGGSDVITPAVEGAAFVWSASQRAWQYFVNNAEVIDFASAAAPPSNYPRVGAWTQNNSGWVSPSPGGGLIFIPNPRSEYTINVSATLGAGPGVGYGVLFNTTINGTKDTGYALQFDRGLGAIVIRPRTNGTEAGTVKVWNSANTGGLVPSDRSNSWWTDEHTITVKVTVVNASQGTASVSIDGTALGSYTFNNPVPAAQNYTGFRTWYASNPPTTATFHTISIS; encoded by the coding sequence GTGGGCGTCCGGATCGGTGGTTCGGTGTGGCTGGCGGAGGAGGTGCCTCCCGTGTGTGTCTCGCGGCGACGCAAGCCCGAGACCGCCACACTCCAACGGGGCTTCACCCTCATCGAGTTGCTGATCACGATCGTCGTGTTGGGAGTCCTGGGTGGGATCGTGGTGTTCGGTGTCGCCAAGTTCCGAGATGACGCGAACACCGCAGCCGATCAGGCCAATCTGGTGCAGTTGAACCGAGCGTCGACCGCCTACAACGCCTCGGCCCCGGCAGGGGAATTCAATGGACTCCCCAGCGACACAGCACGGATGAACCGCCTGTTCGATCGCGGTCTGCTGACTGGCGAGGCCGGCGGCTCGGATGTGATCACACCGGCCGTGGAGGGGGCAGCCTTCGTGTGGAGCGCATCTCAGCGTGCCTGGCAGTACTTCGTGAACAACGCCGAGGTCATCGACTTCGCCTCTGCTGCGGCGCCGCCGAGCAACTACCCCCGGGTAGGGGCGTGGACACAGAACAACTCGGGATGGGTGTCACCCAGCCCGGGCGGGGGCTTGATCTTCATCCCGAACCCGCGCTCTGAATACACCATCAATGTCTCCGCAACTCTCGGCGCTGGACCCGGGGTCGGGTATGGCGTGCTGTTCAACACCACGATCAACGGCACCAAGGACACCGGCTATGCCTTGCAGTTCGACCGAGGTCTCGGGGCCATCGTCATACGACCGAGAACCAACGGGACAGAGGCGGGCACGGTCAAGGTGTGGAACAGCGCCAACACCGGCGGCCTCGTCCCCAGCGACAGGTCGAACTCGTGGTGGACGGATGAACACACGATTACGGTCAAAGTGACCGTCGTGAATGCAAGCCAAGGTACTGCTTCGGTGTCCATCGACGGCACTGCGCTGGGCAGTTACACCTTCAACAACCCCGTGCCAGCGGCCCAGAACTACACGGGGTTCCGCACCTGGTACGCGTCCAACCCGCCCACAACCGCGACCTTCCACACCATCAGCATTAGCTGA
- a CDS encoding NAD(P)/FAD-dependent oxidoreductase, with the protein MAARPRVVIIGAGFGGLAAAKRLEKRAVDVTVIDKHNYYTFLPLLYQVATAGLNDADVAYPVRGLFRRRRSVLFRQGVVVGIDWVNRRVVIDDEDDVAFDYLILAAGAAANYFGVPGAERYTYPLYTLPDALRLRNHLLSLVEAADADRELVAQGILNFVVVGGGPTGVEVAGAIAELVAKVLDQDFHDMDLAAARVILVERADTVLAPFAPALQKYTIKTLEAMGIEVRLDAAVSRIAADHVVFADGSTLPTRMVVWGAGIRAQRLADAINVATGPGGRVTVNPDLSIPGHPEAFAIGDIADIDNGEQEPLPQLAQVAIQGGRFAADQILHSIAGEPRDEFRYHDKGIMATIGRSAAVAELPNGLKLNGFIAWLAWLFLHLVYLLGTRNRFSVMLNWSWNYLTWDRGPRLIINPEPIPQRPPPGAIPAAQDEGPLT; encoded by the coding sequence ATGGCGGCAAGACCACGCGTGGTGATCATCGGTGCCGGTTTCGGAGGCCTCGCGGCTGCCAAGCGCCTGGAGAAGCGGGCCGTCGACGTCACCGTCATCGACAAGCACAACTACTACACGTTCCTTCCGTTGCTGTACCAGGTGGCGACCGCCGGACTCAACGACGCCGACGTGGCGTACCCGGTGCGGGGGCTCTTCCGGCGCAGGCGCAGTGTCTTGTTCCGCCAGGGTGTGGTGGTGGGCATCGACTGGGTGAATCGGCGGGTCGTGATCGACGACGAGGACGATGTCGCATTCGACTACCTGATCCTGGCGGCGGGCGCCGCAGCCAACTACTTCGGTGTCCCCGGCGCCGAGCGCTACACATACCCCCTGTACACACTCCCGGACGCGTTGCGGCTCCGGAATCACCTGCTGTCGTTAGTGGAGGCCGCCGACGCCGACCGTGAGTTGGTGGCCCAAGGGATCCTGAACTTCGTGGTGGTCGGCGGTGGACCCACCGGAGTTGAGGTGGCCGGTGCCATCGCTGAGCTTGTCGCCAAGGTCCTGGACCAGGATTTCCACGACATGGATCTGGCAGCGGCTCGAGTGATCCTGGTCGAACGGGCTGACACTGTGCTCGCCCCGTTCGCGCCCGCGTTGCAGAAGTACACGATCAAGACCCTCGAGGCAATGGGCATCGAGGTCCGATTGGACGCGGCAGTGAGCAGAATCGCCGCCGATCATGTGGTGTTTGCCGACGGCTCGACCCTGCCCACCCGAATGGTGGTGTGGGGGGCGGGTATCCGCGCGCAGCGCCTGGCCGATGCGATCAATGTGGCAACGGGTCCAGGCGGGCGAGTCACGGTGAACCCGGACCTGAGTATCCCGGGCCACCCCGAGGCATTCGCCATTGGAGATATCGCCGACATCGACAACGGCGAGCAAGAGCCGTTGCCACAACTGGCTCAGGTCGCGATACAAGGAGGCAGGTTCGCCGCCGACCAGATCTTGCACTCCATCGCGGGTGAACCACGCGACGAGTTCCGGTATCACGACAAGGGCATCATGGCCACGATCGGGCGTTCGGCCGCAGTCGCGGAGTTACCGAACGGCCTCAAGCTCAACGGGTTCATCGCCTGGTTGGCTTGGTTGTTCCTGCATCTGGTCTATCTGCTCGGGACCCGTAACAGATTCTCGGTGATGCTCAACTGGTCGTGGAACTACCTGACGTGGGACCGGGGCCCTCGACTGATCATCAATCCCGAACCTATCCCCCAGCGGCCGCCACCCGGAGCCATCCCGGCGGCGCAGGACGAGGGGCCGCTGACATGA
- a CDS encoding YncE family protein, producing the protein MTVRQQRYRTVWTTIGILLGIVTLGATPAQTATGADSIDVGLYPLGVAFSPDGTKAYVTNNSDGTLSVINPATSTVTATTTVGFNPSGVAVSPDGSKVYVVNYNSPFSVSVINSATGTVTSTIAVGDYPVAVAFSPDGTKAYVTNSGDNTVSVINPATEAVTATLGTGNNPGGIAISPDGSKVYIANQGSASVTVISPNFDTVTGTIPVGRYPSGVAFAPDGTKAYVVNMSDDTVSVINPSGGAVGTVTETISVGGQPQWVAFSPDGSRAYVTNSSDDTVSVVNPAAGVNTGTIPVGDEPLGVAFSPVGLLAYVANADDASVSVITNQTSVTPLPPSARAKSKVVKASWTAITGTNKYQVSAYGKTRSGKKFSKTATTIGSQVKVKVKAGIASGSKVKVCLTAIGPGGPSTAACTMATRGG; encoded by the coding sequence ATGACGGTCAGGCAACAGCGTTACCGGACGGTGTGGACGACGATTGGAATCCTGCTCGGGATAGTGACTCTCGGGGCCACGCCCGCTCAGACGGCGACAGGGGCGGACAGCATCGACGTGGGCCTCTATCCGCTCGGTGTCGCCTTCTCTCCGGACGGCACGAAGGCCTATGTCACCAACAATTCCGATGGCACGCTCTCCGTGATCAATCCCGCGACGAGCACGGTGACGGCGACAACCACTGTCGGGTTCAACCCATCCGGGGTGGCAGTCTCTCCCGATGGGAGCAAGGTCTATGTCGTCAACTACAACTCTCCGTTCAGCGTCTCGGTGATCAACTCCGCCACAGGTACTGTGACCAGCACCATCGCGGTCGGTGACTATCCCGTAGCCGTTGCGTTTTCTCCGGACGGCACGAAGGCCTATGTCACTAACAGCGGCGACAACACCGTGTCGGTGATCAACCCGGCGACTGAGGCCGTGACCGCCACTCTCGGCACCGGGAACAACCCCGGTGGCATCGCCATTTCGCCAGACGGCTCCAAGGTCTACATCGCGAACCAGGGGAGTGCCTCGGTGACGGTGATCAGCCCCAACTTCGACACCGTTACGGGCACTATCCCCGTCGGGCGCTATCCGTCTGGAGTGGCGTTCGCGCCGGACGGTACCAAGGCATACGTCGTCAACATGAGTGACGACACCGTGTCGGTGATCAATCCCTCCGGCGGAGCGGTGGGAACGGTGACTGAGACCATCAGTGTAGGCGGGCAGCCGCAGTGGGTGGCCTTTTCGCCCGATGGCTCCAGGGCATACGTCACGAACTCTTCCGACGACACTGTCTCGGTCGTCAATCCCGCAGCCGGTGTCAACACCGGCACCATCCCGGTGGGCGACGAACCCCTCGGGGTTGCGTTCTCCCCGGTGGGGCTGTTGGCTTACGTTGCCAACGCCGACGACGCTTCCGTGTCGGTAATCACCAATCAGACGTCGGTGACACCCCTGCCACCCTCCGCACGTGCAAAATCGAAGGTAGTCAAAGCCTCCTGGACGGCGATCACGGGCACCAACAAGTATCAGGTCAGTGCCTACGGCAAGACCCGCTCGGGCAAGAAGTTCTCCAAGACCGCAACGACCATCGGCTCTCAGGTGAAGGTCAAGGTCAAGGCCGGAATAGCATCTGGCTCCAAGGTCAAGGTGTGTCTCACTGCGATCGGACCTGGCGGACCGTCGACGGCGGCATGCACCATGGCGACCCGGGGTGGGTAG
- a CDS encoding amidohydrolase, translated as MSTDGGLAELYRDLHAHPELGFAEKRTASIIEKRLRSLAFEVTTGIGTTGVVGVLRNGAGPTVLLRADTDGLPVEEKTGLPYASRATAPDGDEVDVPVMHACGHDMHVTCLLGACAELAADESSWAGTVMAVFQPAEELITGARAMIDDGIFERCGYPDVVLAQHIIPFPAGAIGLRAGTAWASADSLKITLHGRGAHGSQPQAAVDPVVMAAATVMRLQGVVSREIAATDMAVVNVGASKAGNKDNIIPDTAELLISVRTLDSNVRDTVLAAISRIVRAEAAASGAPRDPEIESIGQAPVVVNDERAVERTRPALETAGRVFDPGPLFGSEDAGDLATAAGVPMVYWVIGCADPALFEAARTTAEISSIMAEQPVNHSALFAPVIEPTLTVGVNAMVAAAKSWLRVPT; from the coding sequence ATGTCCACTGATGGCGGCCTCGCCGAGTTGTACCGCGACCTGCATGCACATCCCGAGTTGGGCTTCGCCGAGAAGCGCACCGCTTCCATCATCGAAAAACGTCTTCGTTCGCTCGCTTTCGAAGTTACGACTGGCATCGGGACGACAGGCGTGGTGGGAGTGCTTCGAAACGGGGCCGGACCGACGGTTTTGTTGCGGGCGGATACTGACGGCTTGCCGGTTGAGGAGAAGACCGGACTGCCGTACGCGAGTCGAGCGACGGCTCCTGACGGCGACGAAGTCGATGTTCCTGTCATGCACGCCTGCGGTCACGACATGCACGTGACATGCCTGTTGGGCGCCTGCGCCGAGTTGGCGGCCGACGAGTCGTCATGGGCCGGGACGGTGATGGCTGTCTTCCAGCCCGCCGAGGAACTGATCACCGGCGCGCGGGCGATGATCGACGACGGGATCTTCGAGAGATGTGGCTACCCCGATGTGGTTCTCGCTCAGCACATCATCCCCTTCCCGGCCGGGGCCATCGGTCTTCGAGCTGGGACAGCCTGGGCGTCCGCCGACTCGCTCAAGATCACCCTGCATGGCCGGGGGGCGCACGGGTCGCAGCCTCAGGCTGCGGTGGACCCAGTCGTGATGGCCGCGGCCACGGTCATGCGGCTGCAAGGGGTGGTGTCGCGGGAGATCGCGGCTACCGACATGGCTGTGGTCAATGTCGGCGCCAGCAAGGCAGGCAACAAGGACAACATCATTCCGGACACCGCCGAGTTGCTGATCAGTGTGCGCACCCTGGACTCCAACGTGCGCGACACGGTTCTGGCAGCGATCTCGCGAATCGTGCGCGCAGAGGCGGCAGCTTCCGGTGCCCCTCGCGATCCGGAGATCGAGTCCATCGGGCAGGCGCCGGTTGTCGTCAACGATGAGCGAGCCGTCGAACGGACGCGGCCCGCCCTTGAGACCGCGGGCCGTGTCTTCGACCCGGGCCCACTGTTCGGCTCCGAGGACGCCGGCGACCTGGCGACCGCTGCCGGCGTCCCGATGGTCTACTGGGTCATCGGGTGCGCCGACCCCGCGCTGTTTGAAGCGGCGAGGACGACAGCGGAGATCAGCAGCATCATGGCCGAACAGCCTGTGAATCACAGCGCCCTGTTCGCGCCGGTCATCGAGCCAACCCTGACCGTCGGCGTCAATGCGATGGTCGCAGCTGCGAAGTCCTGGCTGCGCGTCCCGACCTGA
- a CDS encoding ATPase, T2SS/T4P/T4SS family produces the protein MMGRQQLGDLLIQQGRATPEQVRAALASQQQSDQRLRLGRILVQQGVIDEVTLAEALAQSHALRSVNLELVEVPPDIARSLPKDLAEQHLMVPIEATDDHMTVAVADPVDVFALDDLRRRLPHHHLIIVVAPGEQIRRVLAQAWGDERHRQAMAQMRDNVVAVAGPTEAEDDLDEGTAALVTQLLRTAADSGASDIHIEPQAEAIRVRIRVDGILRDLMKLPLGSLSSITARIKIISNLDVFDRRTPQDGRIRLRVQDYDRDIRVSTLPAIHGEKIVMRLLPTADRLPPLTELGLTTEQVTMLREVLTKPQGMVLVTGPTGSGKSNTLYAGLVDSMDDERNVITIEDPVEVEIPGITQVQVNEAVGLTFDATLRAALRQDPDLLMVGEIRDAPTGTLALRASLTGHMVMSTLHTLDSPGSVVRLLDLGIPPYLVAASLSMVISQRLIRRNCSLCAVPVRPDPQICGLLGIPADGTAGMMSGSGCVACQYTGYRGRIGLFDILPITPKLRHLISAGASEVELRRQARAQGWQPLFYQGLRSAEQGVTTLDEILRVVGIPSEEAAEPM, from the coding sequence ATGATGGGTCGTCAGCAACTCGGTGACCTTCTCATCCAGCAGGGCCGCGCCACCCCGGAACAGGTTCGAGCCGCCCTGGCCAGTCAGCAGCAGTCGGACCAGCGGCTGCGACTGGGTCGGATTCTGGTGCAGCAAGGGGTGATCGACGAAGTCACACTTGCGGAGGCTCTGGCCCAGTCGCATGCCTTGCGCAGTGTGAACCTCGAGCTTGTGGAAGTGCCGCCGGACATCGCTCGCAGCCTGCCGAAGGATCTGGCCGAACAACATCTCATGGTCCCCATCGAGGCCACTGACGATCACATGACGGTTGCTGTCGCCGATCCGGTCGATGTCTTCGCGTTGGACGATCTGCGTCGTCGCCTCCCGCATCACCACCTGATCATCGTCGTCGCGCCGGGCGAGCAGATCCGCCGCGTGTTGGCCCAAGCCTGGGGTGATGAACGCCATCGTCAGGCGATGGCCCAGATGAGGGACAACGTCGTTGCTGTCGCTGGGCCCACGGAGGCCGAGGATGATCTCGATGAAGGGACCGCTGCGCTCGTGACGCAGCTGTTGCGGACCGCAGCTGATAGCGGTGCCAGTGACATTCACATCGAGCCGCAGGCGGAGGCGATCCGCGTTCGCATCCGGGTGGACGGGATCCTGCGTGACCTGATGAAGTTGCCGTTGGGCAGCCTCTCCTCAATCACAGCACGCATCAAGATCATCTCGAACTTGGACGTATTCGACCGACGCACACCCCAAGACGGCCGCATCCGATTGCGGGTCCAGGACTACGACCGTGACATCCGCGTCTCCACGCTCCCTGCGATCCATGGCGAGAAGATCGTCATGCGGCTACTGCCCACCGCCGACCGGCTGCCACCACTCACTGAGTTGGGGTTGACCACCGAGCAGGTGACGATGCTCCGCGAGGTACTCACCAAGCCCCAAGGAATGGTGCTCGTCACCGGACCGACCGGCTCGGGCAAGTCGAACACCCTGTACGCGGGACTGGTCGACTCGATGGACGACGAACGAAACGTGATCACGATCGAGGACCCGGTCGAAGTCGAGATCCCGGGCATCACCCAGGTGCAGGTCAATGAGGCGGTCGGCCTCACGTTTGACGCCACACTGCGGGCCGCTCTTCGGCAGGACCCTGATCTGCTCATGGTGGGGGAGATCCGGGATGCCCCCACCGGTACTTTGGCCCTGCGCGCCTCGTTGACCGGACACATGGTCATGTCCACTCTGCACACCCTGGACTCACCGGGAAGTGTCGTACGACTGCTCGATCTCGGAATCCCGCCCTACCTCGTGGCCGCATCGTTGAGCATGGTGATCAGCCAGCGACTGATCAGACGCAACTGCTCGTTGTGTGCCGTCCCAGTACGACCTGATCCACAGATCTGTGGGCTACTCGGCATCCCTGCTGACGGAACTGCCGGCATGATGTCAGGCTCGGGGTGTGTGGCTTGCCAATACACCGGATATCGCGGGCGAATCGGCCTGTTCGACATCCTCCCGATCACTCCAAAGCTGCGCCACCTCATCTCCGCCGGCGCGAGCGAGGTGGAGTTGCGCCGTCAAGCCCGCGCCCAGGGGTGGCAGCCGCTGTTCTATCAGGGCCTTCGCTCTGCCGAGCAGGGAGTGACCACGTTGGACGAGATTCTGAGGGTCGTGGGCATCCCCTCGGAGGAGGCGGCCGAACCGATGTGA
- a CDS encoding TDT family transporter, with amino-acid sequence MQRLTVGSAFERWAGLLSSPIEGRVVLGPNWFASVMGTGVIAVASATLPVEWPVLTVFGTVAWVLASLLLIALLIVVPVHWLRDREVLKGIANDPIAIQFFGAPPMALLTVGTATLLVGSRYLGDTAVTIDWILWTVGTVLGFATAVLVPYRLFTQLQVRQDGAFGGWLMPVVPPMVSAAGGALLVAHAPEGAARESLLLLCYAFFGMSLVASIVVITLIWSRLAHFGSSGSARVPTLWIVLGPVGQSITAAGALGTAAALAVAAPLATALDVLAVVFGVPMWGFMLLWLPIAALLTLRARKRSMGFALTWWSFTFPVGTCVTGTSQLAHHTDLPMFRWTAVALYVLLLAAWVLVLVRTARGSMRGQLLVPPLESPHPVASKG; translated from the coding sequence ATGCAAAGGCTCACAGTCGGCAGCGCGTTCGAACGTTGGGCGGGTCTGCTTTCTTCTCCCATCGAGGGTCGCGTGGTGCTCGGACCCAACTGGTTCGCGTCGGTCATGGGTACGGGGGTCATCGCAGTGGCCTCTGCAACACTGCCGGTCGAATGGCCCGTCCTGACCGTGTTCGGGACCGTGGCGTGGGTTCTCGCGAGTCTGCTGCTCATCGCGTTGCTGATCGTGGTCCCCGTGCATTGGCTGCGGGATCGCGAGGTCCTCAAGGGCATCGCCAACGACCCCATCGCCATCCAGTTCTTTGGAGCACCGCCGATGGCGCTGCTCACCGTGGGCACCGCCACGCTGCTGGTCGGGTCCCGCTACCTCGGCGATACCGCCGTGACCATCGACTGGATCTTGTGGACCGTGGGAACCGTGCTCGGCTTCGCCACCGCTGTCCTCGTGCCCTACCGGCTCTTCACCCAACTGCAGGTCCGACAGGATGGCGCCTTCGGTGGTTGGCTCATGCCGGTCGTACCGCCCATGGTGTCGGCGGCCGGAGGCGCGCTGCTTGTCGCGCACGCCCCCGAGGGCGCGGCTCGTGAGAGCCTGCTCCTGCTGTGCTACGCATTCTTCGGGATGAGCCTCGTGGCGTCGATCGTCGTGATCACCTTGATCTGGAGTCGCCTCGCCCACTTCGGTTCCTCCGGCTCCGCACGTGTTCCCACTCTGTGGATCGTGCTCGGTCCCGTCGGACAGTCGATCACCGCCGCAGGAGCTCTCGGTACAGCTGCTGCGCTCGCTGTGGCCGCACCTCTGGCCACTGCGCTCGACGTCCTCGCCGTCGTCTTCGGTGTTCCAATGTGGGGGTTCATGCTCCTGTGGCTTCCCATCGCTGCGTTGCTGACGCTGCGGGCGCGCAAACGCAGCATGGGATTCGCGCTGACCTGGTGGTCGTTCACCTTCCCCGTAGGAACCTGCGTCACCGGCACCAGTCAGCTGGCTCACCACACGGATCTGCCCATGTTCCGTTGGACCGCGGTCGCCTTGTACGTGCTCCTTCTGGCGGCCTGGGTGTTGGTCCTGGTCCGCACGGCCCGCGGCTCCATGAGGGGGCAGTTGCTGGTTCCGCCGCTGGAGTCGCCGCACCCAGTGGCGTCGAAGGGGTAG
- a CDS encoding MFS transporter yields the protein MSDPSQPAHQIRAADDAVAALAEPQQNVSRTFLISLTLANLGIVMVLITPLNNLLPRYTELLTGGDGKEAALAWVSGIGAVAAMVFNPLAGALSDRTTLAIGRRRPWLIVGVVSGAVLMVGMSFQTTVAGLAIMWFLVLACANVAFSALTAYIPDQAPVRQRGTVSGWVGFASVFGIMVGVALVSFVVTDLEYGTWLLGGLMVVLALPLLLLVKDARLPKSALQPFDWGRFWSSFWVSPRAYPDFAWAFITRFLVWLGTAMATIYLLYYLQDYLDYPQPAQGQTTLIALYGVGAILTTVFFGRRSDRSGRRKIYVIVSSMVMGGAVLILAFIPNFIAAMIGAFILGLGYGIYLAVDQALITQVLPAAADRARDLGVINIANTMPQILAPMLAAPLVTSLGGYPTLFLATAVVMVVAGYLVRFIRSVP from the coding sequence GTGAGTGACCCGAGCCAGCCTGCGCATCAGATCCGGGCGGCGGATGACGCTGTGGCAGCCCTGGCCGAACCCCAGCAGAACGTGAGCCGGACGTTCCTGATCTCGCTGACCCTCGCCAATCTCGGCATCGTGATGGTCCTGATCACGCCGCTCAACAACTTGCTCCCCCGCTACACCGAGCTGCTCACCGGAGGGGACGGCAAGGAAGCCGCCCTGGCGTGGGTCAGCGGCATCGGGGCTGTGGCGGCCATGGTGTTCAACCCGCTGGCCGGTGCCCTGTCCGACCGCACCACGTTGGCCATCGGGCGTAGACGTCCCTGGCTGATCGTCGGCGTCGTCAGCGGTGCCGTCCTCATGGTGGGGATGTCGTTCCAGACGACCGTGGCGGGACTGGCGATCATGTGGTTCCTGGTCTTGGCGTGCGCGAACGTCGCGTTCTCGGCACTGACGGCCTACATCCCCGATCAGGCGCCGGTGCGACAGCGCGGGACCGTGTCGGGATGGGTGGGTTTCGCATCCGTCTTCGGCATCATGGTTGGCGTCGCGTTGGTGTCCTTCGTCGTCACCGACCTGGAATACGGGACGTGGCTGCTCGGTGGACTCATGGTCGTGTTGGCGCTTCCCTTGCTGTTGCTGGTCAAGGACGCACGGCTGCCCAAGTCCGCGTTGCAGCCGTTCGACTGGGGTCGGTTCTGGTCCAGCTTCTGGGTCAGCCCACGCGCCTACCCCGACTTCGCCTGGGCATTCATCACTCGATTCCTCGTATGGCTGGGCACGGCCATGGCCACCATCTACCTGCTGTACTACCTGCAGGACTACCTCGACTATCCGCAGCCGGCGCAGGGTCAGACGACACTCATCGCCTTGTACGGGGTAGGCGCGATCCTGACCACCGTGTTCTTCGGGCGGCGCTCGGATCGCTCGGGTCGACGCAAGATCTACGTCATCGTGTCCAGCATGGTGATGGGTGGTGCTGTGCTGATCCTGGCGTTCATTCCGAACTTCATCGCGGCGATGATCGGAGCGTTCATCCTGGGACTGGGCTACGGCATCTACCTGGCCGTCGACCAGGCGCTGATCACCCAAGTGCTCCCCGCCGCTGCGGATCGTGCGCGGGACCTGGGTGTCATCAACATCGCCAACACGATGCCGCAGATCCTGGCGCCTATGCTCGCCGCACCCTTGGTCACGTCGCTGGGCGGCTATCCGACTCTGTTTCTGGCGACCGCTGTCGTGATGGTGGTCGCCGGGTACCTCGTTCGGTTCATCCGCTCGGTCCCATAG
- a CDS encoding thiamine pyrophosphate-dependent enzyme, which translates to MASSPQDRATQIARAGGMDAALTEGVLPKFVDLTVAEGIVLGLLRQGVNRYVTVLGHGSTELGEVLRIYQGAGLVHVFPVRHETAAAHSATALRWARGEKAAVVTSIGPGALQAFAGSLVAASDGIGVWHLYGDETTEDEGPNMQQIPRAQQGLFLQLTSTMGPSYSLHTPGALPVALRRGLNRVDASDRAGPFYLLMPLNTQPALMPNFNLEELPEGVPPAPGPAAGDYGTAARELLAAHRVVIKVGGGARGCGTELQELAELIDAVFVMSPISVGVVPSSSSRCMTVGGSKGSISGNYAMSEADALLVVGARAVCQSDSSRTGYPNVRHVVNINTDMDAALHYQRTTGLVGDARLTLELLIAAVREELARNTTGTTATASATESDAAGAESQWLADCRQKRQEWEAFKQERFDNPTLFDEAWQEEVLTQPAAIHLVMQAAHEASAVVFFDAGDVQANGFQLADDDVEGRTITDGGASYMGFATSAVLATALGSEPWQAVAMTGDGSFTMNPAVLIDAAEHGANGVIVVFDNRRMGAISSLQSAQYGEIFATNDSVAVDYVAWANSVTGVRGIHGGTTPDTLQAAMTQALQYPGLAVVHVPVYFGDDPLGGLGAFGRWNVGNWVAETQALRHEIGL; encoded by the coding sequence ATGGCGAGTTCCCCACAGGACCGGGCGACGCAGATCGCCCGGGCGGGGGGCATGGACGCGGCGCTGACGGAAGGTGTTCTTCCGAAGTTCGTCGACCTGACAGTCGCCGAGGGCATTGTGCTGGGCCTTCTGCGGCAAGGCGTGAACCGCTATGTGACCGTTCTCGGACACGGCTCGACCGAGCTCGGCGAGGTACTGCGGATCTACCAGGGCGCGGGACTTGTCCACGTCTTCCCGGTGCGACACGAGACAGCGGCTGCCCACTCCGCCACGGCCCTGCGGTGGGCCAGAGGCGAGAAGGCAGCGGTGGTCACCTCCATCGGGCCGGGCGCCCTGCAGGCGTTCGCAGGATCTCTGGTGGCAGCGAGCGATGGGATCGGGGTTTGGCACCTCTACGGAGACGAGACCACTGAGGACGAGGGTCCCAACATGCAGCAGATCCCTCGGGCACAACAGGGATTGTTCCTACAACTCACCTCGACCATGGGCCCCTCCTATTCGCTGCACACACCAGGCGCACTTCCAGTGGCGCTGCGTCGTGGCCTGAATCGGGTGGACGCCTCGGACCGGGCCGGCCCGTTCTACCTGCTCATGCCCTTGAACACGCAACCCGCGTTGATGCCGAACTTCAATCTCGAGGAATTGCCGGAAGGTGTTCCACCGGCGCCGGGCCCGGCTGCCGGCGACTACGGCACGGCCGCCCGCGAGTTGCTCGCGGCGCACCGCGTCGTCATCAAAGTAGGTGGCGGGGCGCGCGGCTGCGGAACTGAACTGCAGGAACTGGCCGAACTCATCGACGCCGTTTTCGTGATGTCGCCCATCAGTGTGGGAGTGGTCCCCAGCAGTTCTTCGCGATGCATGACCGTGGGCGGCAGCAAGGGCAGTATCAGCGGGAACTACGCGATGTCCGAGGCCGACGCCCTGCTCGTGGTGGGTGCACGTGCCGTGTGTCAGTCGGATTCGAGTCGGACCGGCTACCCCAACGTTCGGCACGTGGTGAACATCAACACAGACATGGATGCCGCTCTGCACTACCAGCGGACCACCGGCCTCGTCGGTGACGCTCGCCTGACTCTCGAACTGCTGATCGCCGCGGTCCGCGAGGAACTCGCGCGGAACACCACCGGAACCACCGCAACCGCCAGCGCCACCGAATCAGATGCAGCCGGGGCCGAGTCGCAGTGGTTGGCCGACTGCCGTCAGAAGCGGCAGGAATGGGAGGCCTTCAAACAGGAGCGCTTCGACAATCCCACTCTGTTCGACGAGGCGTGGCAGGAAGAGGTCCTCACCCAGCCCGCCGCTATCCACCTCGTCATGCAGGCGGCGCACGAAGCCAGCGCGGTGGTGTTCTTCGACGCCGGCGATGTCCAGGCCAACGGATTCCAGTTGGCCGATGACGACGTCGAGGGCCGAACCATCACCGACGGCGGGGCGTCTTACATGGGGTTCGCCACCAGCGCCGTCCTCGCGACCGCATTGGGTTCCGAGCCCTGGCAGGCCGTCGCCATGACCGGGGACGGCTCCTTCACCATGAACCCCGCGGTCTTGATCGACGCCGCCGAGCACGGGGCAAACGGAGTGATCGTCGTCTTCGACAACCGCCGCATGGGGGCGATCTCCAGCCTGCAGTCGGCTCAGTACGGTGAGATCTTCGCGACCAACGACTCCGTCGCGGTCGACTACGTGGCCTGGGCGAACTCGGTAACCGGGGTCCGGGGCATTCATGGCGGCACCACCCCCGACACTCTGCAGGCCGCGATGACGCAGGCACTGCAGTACCCCGGCCTCGCAGTGGTCCACGTCCCTGTCTACTTCGGCGATGATCCCCTCGGTGGCCTGGGTGCTTTCGGGCGATGGAACGTCGGCAACTGGGTGGCCGAAACCCAGGCTCTGCGACACGAGATCGGACTGTGA